The following are encoded in a window of Brevibacillus sp. DP1.3A genomic DNA:
- a CDS encoding alkyl/aryl-sulfatase, which produces MADSKINQSLPATPFTKKAQEAAYVSLPFEDKQDFEDANRGFLAPIEAKVIKNEAGKVVWDIEKLGFLDQPAPDTVNPSLWRNSQLHAITGLFKVVEGVYQIRGQSIVTTFFIEGKEGVIVVDTLAGVESMQAAMELYYQHRPKKPVTAIIISQSHGDHFAGTEAALQYAKNPEIPIIAPQHFTKEALSENVLLGTIMARRAGYQFGKNLPVNATGTVSVGIGPVTNSGKFSFALPTVEIVSETQTMEIDGMTFEFLLTPNTEAPAEMHFYIRDYKALFVSENANKSMHQIYTVRGAKTRDALLWANALDKTIDLFEAEEVDALLMIHAWPVWGKENAIAHLKMQRDLYKYMHDQTVRLANHGYTMDEIAETIKLPDTLDKYWGNRGYYGTLKHNVKGIYNFYLGYYSAHPSDLDPLPQVEAAEKYVQYMGGASNILQQAKADFEKGEYRWVAQVVKHVVMADPTHTEAKNLLANAFEQLGYQAESANWRNVYLVGATELRNGVNKDNSPTDVSGIITYMPISDFLNLLAVKINGPKAEGKKLTMNVTITDSDQSFAMYLENSVLVNKANKHDAHPDVSLVTDRMTFFALMLGRLSLEQAMATGKIEVIGDTTPIKVFLALLDEFDPFPAIVTPE; this is translated from the coding sequence ATGGCAGATTCGAAAATTAATCAGTCATTACCGGCGACGCCTTTTACCAAAAAAGCACAGGAGGCCGCTTATGTCTCTCTCCCTTTTGAAGACAAGCAAGATTTCGAGGATGCAAATAGAGGTTTCCTCGCCCCCATAGAAGCAAAAGTCATAAAAAATGAGGCTGGAAAAGTTGTTTGGGACATCGAAAAGCTCGGATTCCTTGATCAGCCTGCACCCGATACAGTCAATCCTAGCTTGTGGAGAAATTCGCAGTTACATGCAATTACAGGGTTGTTCAAGGTAGTAGAGGGCGTTTATCAAATACGTGGACAATCCATCGTCACGACCTTTTTCATCGAAGGAAAAGAGGGAGTTATTGTTGTTGATACATTAGCTGGTGTAGAATCCATGCAAGCCGCGATGGAGTTATATTATCAGCATCGACCTAAAAAACCGGTTACCGCGATTATTATCAGCCAAAGTCACGGTGACCATTTTGCAGGTACCGAAGCAGCACTTCAGTATGCGAAAAATCCCGAAATCCCGATTATCGCACCACAGCATTTTACAAAAGAAGCATTGAGCGAAAATGTACTGCTTGGTACGATCATGGCCCGTCGCGCAGGGTATCAATTCGGGAAAAATCTACCGGTTAACGCTACAGGAACGGTTTCTGTAGGGATTGGCCCCGTGACCAATTCGGGTAAGTTCAGCTTTGCGCTGCCTACGGTTGAGATCGTAAGCGAGACGCAGACTATGGAAATTGACGGAATGACCTTCGAATTTTTACTAACCCCCAATACAGAAGCACCTGCCGAAATGCACTTCTACATCCGCGATTACAAAGCTTTGTTTGTCTCGGAAAATGCCAACAAATCTATGCATCAAATCTACACCGTAAGAGGAGCAAAAACGCGAGATGCTTTGCTATGGGCAAACGCCCTGGATAAGACGATTGACTTGTTTGAGGCAGAAGAAGTGGATGCCCTGTTGATGATCCATGCTTGGCCAGTATGGGGCAAAGAAAACGCCATTGCCCATTTGAAAATGCAACGTGATCTGTATAAATATATGCACGATCAAACGGTGCGTTTAGCCAATCATGGATATACGATGGATGAAATAGCAGAAACGATTAAGCTTCCGGACACACTGGATAAATACTGGGGAAATCGAGGGTACTATGGAACGCTAAAGCATAACGTAAAAGGAATCTACAACTTTTATCTCGGCTATTACAGTGCGCATCCTTCTGATTTGGATCCGCTGCCACAGGTGGAAGCCGCCGAGAAATATGTTCAGTACATGGGTGGCGCAAGTAACATTTTGCAGCAGGCAAAGGCTGATTTTGAAAAAGGAGAGTATCGCTGGGTCGCTCAAGTAGTAAAGCATGTGGTCATGGCTGATCCCACTCATACAGAAGCGAAAAACTTGCTTGCCAATGCATTTGAACAATTGGGGTACCAAGCGGAATCCGCGAACTGGCGAAATGTGTATTTGGTCGGAGCTACTGAACTGCGTAATGGGGTAAATAAGGACAACTCTCCAACTGATGTATCAGGGATCATTACCTACATGCCCATTTCGGATTTCTTAAACCTGTTAGCCGTGAAAATTAACGGTCCCAAAGCAGAGGGCAAAAAGCTCACGATGAATGTAACAATCACAGATTCAGACCAATCGTTTGCTATGTACCTGGAAAATTCGGTTCTGGTGAACAAAGCAAATAAGCATGACGCTCATCCAGACGTTTCGCTTGTAACGGATCGAATGACTTTCTTTGCATTGATGCTTGGTCGTCTATCACTTGAGCAAGCCATGGCAACGGGAAAAATAGAAGTAATCGGTGACACGACGCCAATTAAAGTGTTTCTAGCATTATTGGACGAATTTGATCCATTTCCCGCTATTGTGACACCTGAATAA
- a CDS encoding zinc-dependent alcohol dehydrogenase family protein: MRAAVLEAFNEPLVVREIADPTLTSDGVIIRLEATGVCRSDWHGWTGHMSMIQSFPHILGHEMSGVVEEVGKNIRNFKKGDRVIVPFNVGDGVCPHCVAGHHNVCDNLKLIGFDLNGGFAQYIHIGEADQNLMHLPENIDFVEASAMGCRFMTAYHGVITQGNVRPGEWVAVYGAGGVGLSAVQIAAAAGANVIAVDIADDKLAFAKELGAVAIVNSKQVNAPEAVREITKGGANVSIEALGIQETFLNALLSLTKRGRHVQIGMSSNPNGGLTSVPINFLLRQEAQIIGSIGMPLPEFSTMLRLVESGRLSPGRLVTKTISLEEIHASFEEMNTYAGVGVTVINKF; the protein is encoded by the coding sequence ATGAGAGCTGCCGTTTTAGAAGCGTTTAACGAGCCTTTGGTCGTACGAGAAATCGCAGATCCGACACTGACTTCGGATGGGGTCATCATCAGATTGGAAGCAACAGGCGTATGCCGGAGTGACTGGCATGGGTGGACAGGACATATGAGTATGATTCAATCCTTTCCGCATATTTTAGGGCACGAGATGAGTGGAGTGGTGGAAGAGGTCGGAAAAAACATACGCAATTTCAAAAAAGGTGATCGAGTGATTGTGCCATTTAATGTCGGCGATGGGGTATGTCCGCATTGCGTCGCAGGTCACCACAATGTATGCGATAACCTCAAATTGATAGGCTTCGACTTGAATGGCGGGTTTGCGCAGTATATTCATATCGGAGAGGCAGACCAAAACCTCATGCATTTACCTGAAAACATTGATTTTGTTGAAGCAAGTGCAATGGGATGTCGCTTCATGACTGCCTACCATGGAGTCATCACGCAAGGAAATGTGCGTCCTGGTGAATGGGTAGCCGTATATGGGGCTGGTGGTGTAGGGCTATCTGCTGTTCAAATTGCGGCTGCTGCAGGAGCGAATGTCATTGCGGTGGACATCGCGGATGATAAACTGGCCTTTGCGAAAGAGCTGGGGGCAGTGGCTATCGTAAATAGCAAGCAAGTGAACGCTCCAGAGGCTGTGCGGGAAATAACAAAGGGCGGTGCGAACGTCTCTATTGAAGCACTCGGTATCCAAGAAACGTTTTTGAACGCTCTCCTGAGTCTCACGAAGCGAGGAAGACATGTCCAGATTGGCATGAGTTCGAATCCGAATGGAGGTCTTACTTCCGTTCCTATTAACTTTTTACTCCGGCAAGAAGCGCAGATTATTGGATCGATCGGCATGCCCTTGCCTGAATTTTCAACGATGCTGCGCTTAGTAGAAAGCGGGCGCCTTTCACCCGGGAGATTGGTCACGAAAACAATCTCCTTGGAAGAGATCCATGCCTCTTTTGAAGAAATGAATACGTATGCCGGTGTAGGAGTTACGGTGATTAACAAGTTCTAG
- a CDS encoding long-chain fatty acid--CoA ligase: MSGLNKPWFAFYPPEVSHEVEIPSITIYDVLERTARLHSSNIAISDGEREITYSQLKEACERIASALYRRGYRKGDRIGIMVPNSMEYGLSFFAIQCLGGVVVQINPNFQPAELEHLLKDSEATGVIAFREQKEKLKKTGLAEQVTFIAADREIFEEDNLHHWILHESLDLPEKDVQPEELAVLTYTGGTTGRSKGVMITHTNMIANLYQSYETNKSVLSKAGHCQLGISPLYHGMGLFSFIQFVKMGAKYVPVAKFEMDRILELIRKHRPTYFTGSPTMYIAILNHPDLQKDDLSYFQMCIGGSAPLPIEVMKNFEQKTGVPIIEGYGLSEATCAVMRNPLIGQRKVGSIGLPIPNTDVKIVDTATGTKEMPVGESGELIVKGPQVMKGYWKNQQETERTIRDGWLYTGDIGTMDSEGYFYIVGRKKDMIITGGFNVYPVEVEEVIYQHPAVLEACVYGVPDPYRGETIKAVIVLGRQANVTEEDIQSWCRERLTRYKVPRLIEFREALPKTHVGKILRSKLVEEERNKQNI; this comes from the coding sequence GTGAGTGGCTTGAATAAACCTTGGTTCGCATTTTATCCTCCAGAAGTTTCGCACGAAGTAGAGATTCCATCCATAACCATTTATGATGTGCTAGAACGAACGGCTCGTCTACATTCTTCCAATATCGCAATCTCTGACGGCGAGAGAGAAATCACTTATTCACAACTAAAGGAAGCGTGTGAACGGATTGCTTCTGCCCTTTATCGACGCGGTTATCGAAAGGGTGATCGCATCGGGATCATGGTTCCAAACAGCATGGAATATGGGCTATCCTTTTTTGCTATTCAGTGTTTAGGGGGAGTGGTTGTTCAGATCAACCCGAATTTTCAGCCTGCCGAGTTGGAACATCTGCTCAAAGATTCAGAAGCGACAGGGGTCATAGCCTTTCGAGAACAGAAAGAGAAGCTGAAGAAAACCGGATTAGCTGAGCAAGTGACATTCATCGCAGCAGATCGGGAAATTTTTGAGGAAGATAATCTGCATCATTGGATTCTTCATGAGAGTCTCGACTTGCCGGAAAAGGATGTACAACCTGAAGAGCTTGCTGTCCTAACGTATACAGGAGGAACCACCGGCAGATCAAAAGGCGTCATGATCACACACACAAATATGATAGCGAATCTCTATCAATCATACGAAACAAATAAGTCCGTTTTAAGTAAAGCTGGACACTGCCAGCTAGGAATTAGTCCACTCTACCACGGTATGGGGCTGTTCAGCTTCATACAATTTGTCAAAATGGGGGCGAAGTACGTCCCTGTCGCAAAGTTTGAGATGGATCGTATTCTGGAGTTGATCCGCAAGCATCGGCCTACCTATTTTACGGGTTCTCCAACGATGTATATTGCTATCTTAAATCACCCGGACTTACAGAAAGACGACCTTTCGTATTTTCAAATGTGTATAGGTGGTTCAGCTCCTTTGCCTATTGAAGTGATGAAAAATTTTGAACAAAAAACAGGTGTCCCGATTATCGAGGGTTATGGCCTTTCGGAAGCGACATGTGCAGTGATGCGCAATCCACTGATTGGTCAACGAAAAGTAGGGAGTATCGGTCTGCCGATTCCAAATACAGATGTAAAAATTGTAGACACAGCTACCGGAACAAAAGAGATGCCGGTAGGAGAATCAGGTGAACTGATTGTAAAAGGCCCACAAGTGATGAAAGGATACTGGAAGAATCAACAAGAGACAGAGCGTACGATACGCGACGGTTGGCTGTATACAGGTGATATCGGGACCATGGACAGTGAGGGGTATTTCTATATTGTAGGACGAAAGAAAGATATGATCATCACGGGTGGCTTTAATGTATACCCGGTAGAAGTAGAAGAGGTCATTTACCAGCATCCGGCAGTGTTGGAGGCGTGCGTCTACGGTGTTCCTGATCCATATCGTGGCGAGACGATCAAGGCCGTGATTGTTCTCGGCAGACAAGCAAACGTGACGGAAGAAGATATTCAGAGCTGGTGCAGAGAACGCCTGACCAGATATAAGGTTCCTCGCTTGATCGAATTTAGGGAAGCGCTTCCAAAAACGCATGTAGGTAAAATCCTGCGTAGCAAATTGGTAGAAGAAGAACGGAACAAACAAAATATCTGA
- a CDS encoding aldehyde dehydrogenase family protein — MVDVTDQIQQVFELQKKHQHVVKRTSAAERIQKLQKLKTIIRTQTPAILQALQQDLEKPSFEAVTTEVLGVIHEIDRFIASLEQWMQPVEVATQSVGASARIMWEPKGQCLIFSAWNFPFYLLFLPLIPAIGAGNVCILKPSEMAPATSRLATKIVREVFEESEVAIFEGGVDVAEALLALPFHHIFFTGSTSIGKHVMQAAAKHLASVTLELGGKCPVVVDEHVDLEKMTPRIAFGKFANAGQICLAPDYVFVKEHQLEEFVQHVEAYVQRSYFENGQLTQTDMAKIMNERNLQRLQDLLEDAVSRGAKVRFGGTIEDERIHPTLLTDVPLEAKIMQEEIFGPIMPVLTYTDLDEVIEYIDSKPKPLALYIFSDHQRIVDNLLARTTSGGATVNDVMRHMAEPNLPFGGINESGIGRYTGVYGFKEFSHERGVLFQAPVGSNPMEEFARAPYKGKLETLMQRLK; from the coding sequence ATGGTTGATGTTACGGATCAAATTCAACAAGTATTCGAGTTACAAAAGAAACATCAGCATGTTGTCAAAAGAACCAGTGCCGCAGAACGTATACAAAAATTACAGAAACTAAAAACAATCATTCGTACGCAAACTCCTGCTATTTTACAAGCGCTTCAACAAGATTTGGAGAAGCCTTCTTTTGAAGCCGTCACAACAGAAGTGCTCGGTGTCATTCATGAGATTGATCGTTTTATCGCCAGCTTGGAACAATGGATGCAGCCTGTCGAAGTCGCTACACAAAGCGTGGGAGCAAGTGCGAGAATTATGTGGGAGCCAAAAGGACAGTGCCTGATTTTCTCGGCGTGGAATTTTCCATTTTACTTGCTGTTTCTTCCGTTAATTCCTGCGATTGGGGCAGGGAATGTATGTATCTTGAAGCCTTCTGAAATGGCGCCAGCAACCAGCCGACTTGCGACGAAAATCGTTCGCGAGGTGTTCGAGGAATCTGAGGTTGCCATCTTTGAAGGGGGAGTGGATGTTGCAGAAGCTTTGCTAGCACTTCCATTTCACCATATCTTCTTTACGGGGAGTACTTCGATTGGCAAGCATGTCATGCAGGCAGCTGCGAAACATCTGGCATCCGTTACATTGGAGCTGGGCGGCAAATGCCCGGTGGTTGTCGATGAGCATGTTGATTTGGAGAAAATGACTCCTCGCATCGCATTTGGCAAATTTGCGAATGCCGGACAAATTTGTCTTGCTCCAGACTATGTTTTTGTCAAAGAGCATCAACTCGAAGAATTTGTTCAGCATGTGGAAGCGTATGTCCAACGTAGCTATTTTGAAAATGGACAGCTTACCCAAACAGATATGGCCAAAATTATGAATGAACGTAATTTGCAGCGTTTGCAAGATTTGTTGGAGGATGCTGTCTCCAGAGGGGCGAAAGTACGATTTGGTGGTACGATTGAAGATGAAAGAATTCACCCGACACTCTTAACGGACGTCCCTCTGGAAGCGAAAATCATGCAAGAAGAAATATTTGGACCGATTATGCCAGTCCTGACGTATACCGATTTGGATGAAGTGATCGAGTATATTGATTCAAAGCCCAAGCCTTTAGCTTTGTACATCTTCAGTGATCATCAACGTATTGTGGACAATCTGCTTGCCAGAACAACTTCTGGAGGAGCAACCGTGAATGATGTCATGCGGCATATGGCGGAACCGAATCTGCCTTTTGGCGGAATCAATGAGAGCGGGATTGGACGATATACAGGAGTTTATGGATTCAAGGAGTTTTCGCACGAACGGGGTGTTCTCTTCCAAGCACCAGTGGGAAGCAATCCAATGGAGGAATTTGCACGTGCTCCCTATAAAGGAAAGCTAGAGACGTTGATGCAAAGATTGAAATAA
- a CDS encoding electron transfer flavoprotein subunit alpha/FixB family protein — MSKKVLVLTEVKDAKLRNVSLEALTVANQVAAGGEVIAALFSPNAEAYVQDISKYGANTLYVTKTQAISTGTTEAYSQAFTQLIHEVQPDVVLVGHTSLGKDISPRVAAKCGAGLISDCTAVETNGEQITFVRPIYAGKAFQKKNFQEGMVFATLRPNNFEIIATAVQTVIVDFQPEITDLRTIIKEVVRKTASGIDLSEAKIIVAGGRGVKSAEGFQPLQELAQALGGAVGASRGACDADYCDYSLQIGQTGKVVTPDLYIACGISGAIQHLAGMSNSKIIVAINKDPEAPIFQIADYGIVGDLFEVVPLLTEELKKVLVS; from the coding sequence GTGAGCAAAAAGGTTCTGGTACTTACCGAAGTAAAGGATGCAAAATTACGTAATGTATCTCTCGAGGCATTAACTGTCGCGAATCAGGTCGCGGCAGGGGGAGAAGTCATCGCGGCGTTGTTCTCGCCGAATGCGGAAGCGTATGTGCAGGATATCAGCAAATACGGAGCCAATACCTTGTATGTAACGAAAACCCAAGCGATATCTACTGGCACAACCGAGGCGTATAGCCAAGCATTTACGCAACTCATTCATGAAGTTCAGCCAGATGTTGTCTTGGTCGGCCATACTTCATTGGGAAAAGATATCTCACCAAGAGTAGCGGCCAAATGTGGAGCGGGACTCATTTCAGATTGTACGGCTGTAGAGACAAACGGAGAGCAAATCACGTTTGTTCGTCCGATCTATGCGGGGAAAGCGTTTCAAAAAAAGAACTTCCAAGAAGGAATGGTGTTCGCAACCCTGCGCCCCAATAATTTTGAAATCATAGCGACAGCTGTGCAAACCGTGATCGTAGATTTTCAGCCAGAAATCACTGATCTTCGTACCATCATCAAGGAAGTCGTGCGAAAAACAGCAAGTGGTATCGATCTCAGCGAAGCCAAGATCATCGTCGCTGGTGGACGCGGTGTGAAAAGCGCGGAAGGCTTTCAACCCCTGCAAGAATTGGCTCAGGCACTTGGCGGTGCAGTGGGAGCGTCCCGTGGAGCTTGCGACGCCGATTACTGCGATTACTCCTTGCAGATCGGACAAACAGGAAAAGTAGTGACACCCGATCTGTATATTGCGTGCGGCATCTCAGGGGCTATTCAACACTTGGCGGGAATGTCCAACTCAAAAATTATCGTGGCTATTAACAAAGACCCGGAAGCACCGATCTTTCAAATTGCCGACTACGGAATCGTTGGAGACCTGTTTGAAGTCGTTCCACTGCTGACAGAAGAATTGAAGAAAGTTCTCGTATCATAA
- a CDS encoding electron transfer flavoprotein subunit beta/FixA family protein has product MNILVLLKQTFDTEEKIVIHNGQINEEGIEFIVNPYDEYAVEEAVKLKEENGAEVTVITVGPERAEGALRTALAMGADKAILVDPGENEADEYTIASLITAAIKDQSFDLILGGNMSVDSGGGQVAIRVAEALGIPHVSTITKLTIDGDKVTVERDVEGDMEIIEVGLPLLATAQQGLNEPRYPSLPGIMKAKKKPMERLTLEDLALANDERKARTTIVEQYLPAKKQAGRLLSGEIKEQVIELALLLRTEAKVI; this is encoded by the coding sequence AAATCGTGATTCACAACGGTCAGATCAATGAAGAAGGCATCGAGTTTATCGTGAATCCTTATGACGAGTATGCTGTCGAGGAAGCAGTCAAGCTAAAGGAAGAAAACGGAGCAGAGGTCACCGTGATCACCGTTGGCCCAGAGCGTGCGGAGGGTGCTCTTCGAACCGCTCTTGCGATGGGAGCAGATAAAGCGATACTCGTCGATCCAGGTGAAAACGAAGCGGATGAATACACCATTGCTAGTTTGATTACGGCAGCGATTAAGGATCAATCATTCGATTTGATTCTCGGGGGCAATATGTCTGTAGATAGCGGGGGAGGACAGGTTGCGATTCGGGTTGCAGAGGCATTAGGTATCCCACACGTATCTACGATTACGAAGCTTACAATCGATGGCGACAAAGTAACAGTCGAAAGAGACGTAGAAGGCGATATGGAGATCATCGAAGTCGGTCTCCCACTCTTGGCGACAGCTCAGCAAGGGTTAAACGAGCCGCGCTACCCGTCTTTGCCAGGCATTATGAAAGCAAAGAAAAAGCCAATGGAGCGTTTGACTCTGGAAGATTTGGCTCTTGCAAACGATGAAAGGAAGGCCCGCACAACGATTGTCGAGCAGTATTTGCCTGCCAAGAAGCAAGCAGGTCGCCTATTGAGCGGAGAAATCAAGGAACAGGTAATCGAATTGGCACTACTGCTGCGTACAGAAGCGAAGGTCATCTAA